From the Chitinophaga lutea genome, one window contains:
- a CDS encoding LTA synthase family protein produces MKIPKLHLWIPAFNRFLLLSCLLLTLIILLRVADLASIGRLPIPLAELAGRALWADLLTFLSIVRWIVLPFLLLYMFVGRRAGDIFYITLIVLYVILSFSLNLYFQQTNVPLGADLFGYSLKDIQQTVGAAAGSIPNGVLVTLGVVVIAGVGVMVLFSRGTINGDRRGFWFSLCCLALLAVPLSRSLTRNNLRSEFAGNIALNKAGFFLTRTQQHFFPTDLPEGEFNIPMPPADSLARLDYVQPDKYPFLHRPPAGNALAPFFAAAPQRPNIVVVLVEGLGRAFSGPGAYLGSFTPFLDSLAGHSLYWENFLSAGGRTFAVLPSMMGSLPYARNGFAELAPQLPPSLTLLNLAKHNGYSTRFLYAGDASFDKMDLFVKNQGVDSVIDRADFGEGYMELPVNSAGFTWGYGDAELFRKYLAVTPDSGQPRLDVMLTVSTHSPFKVPDQAHYNQLAEARLQSLSLKPEQLATQRQYLPVYASVLYMDNALRGFFRELVKRADYNNTIVLITGDHRLPEIPMRSKIDRYHTLLLVHSPLLQRPAKFSSVSSHLDVPASFAALLGDTPGEVTWVGSGLDTAREFRNVHQYPLMQTKNDLVDFVAGTWMLNNGSLFRILPNLDLEPATDEDMQRRLEAGFNSYRQKNNQLLQTRQLLPDSLYQRFSR; encoded by the coding sequence ATGAAAATTCCGAAACTTCACCTGTGGATACCGGCCTTTAACCGCTTCCTGCTGCTGTCGTGTTTATTGCTGACCCTGATCATACTGCTGCGGGTCGCAGACCTGGCCAGCATCGGCCGTTTGCCCATACCCCTGGCGGAGTTGGCGGGGCGGGCGCTCTGGGCCGACCTGCTCACTTTTTTGAGTATCGTGCGCTGGATAGTATTGCCTTTTCTTTTATTGTATATGTTCGTCGGCAGAAGGGCCGGAGATATTTTCTACATCACGCTGATCGTGCTGTATGTGATCCTCAGCTTTTCGCTGAACCTGTATTTCCAGCAGACCAATGTGCCGCTTGGCGCCGATTTGTTCGGGTATTCCCTGAAAGACATTCAGCAAACGGTGGGTGCGGCCGCAGGCAGCATCCCGAACGGCGTGCTGGTGACGTTGGGAGTGGTCGTAATAGCCGGGGTGGGGGTGATGGTGTTGTTCAGCCGTGGTACGATCAACGGCGACCGCCGCGGTTTCTGGTTTTCGCTGTGCTGCCTGGCATTGCTGGCGGTGCCCCTTTCCCGGAGCCTCACCCGCAACAACCTGCGTTCCGAATTCGCGGGCAACATTGCCCTGAATAAGGCCGGGTTTTTCCTGACCCGGACGCAGCAACACTTTTTCCCGACAGACCTGCCGGAAGGAGAATTTAACATTCCCATGCCGCCGGCCGATTCGCTGGCCCGCCTGGATTATGTGCAGCCGGATAAATATCCTTTTTTACACAGGCCCCCTGCCGGCAATGCGCTGGCGCCCTTTTTCGCCGCCGCCCCACAACGCCCGAACATCGTGGTGGTACTGGTGGAAGGGCTGGGCCGGGCATTTTCCGGACCGGGCGCTTACCTCGGCAGTTTTACGCCCTTTCTCGATTCGCTGGCCGGGCACAGCCTTTATTGGGAGAACTTCCTGAGTGCGGGCGGAAGGACCTTTGCCGTACTGCCGTCGATGATGGGCTCATTGCCCTACGCCCGCAACGGTTTTGCGGAACTGGCGCCGCAGCTGCCGCCGTCGCTCACGCTGCTGAACCTGGCCAAACATAATGGTTACAGCACCCGGTTTCTCTACGCGGGCGATGCGTCGTTCGACAAGATGGATCTGTTCGTGAAAAACCAGGGCGTCGATTCGGTGATAGACAGGGCTGATTTCGGGGAAGGGTATATGGAATTGCCCGTCAACAGCGCCGGTTTCACCTGGGGCTATGGCGATGCGGAACTGTTTCGCAAGTACCTCGCCGTAACGCCGGATTCGGGGCAGCCGCGGCTGGACGTGATGCTGACCGTGAGCACCCACTCGCCGTTTAAAGTGCCGGACCAGGCGCATTACAACCAGCTGGCGGAAGCGCGCCTGCAATCGCTTTCACTCAAGCCCGAACAACTGGCCACGCAACGGCAGTACCTGCCCGTATATGCGTCGGTGTTATATATGGATAACGCGCTACGGGGCTTTTTCCGGGAACTGGTGAAACGGGCGGATTACAACAATACCATCGTGCTGATCACCGGCGACCACCGCCTGCCGGAGATTCCCATGCGCTCTAAAATAGACCGTTACCATACGCTGCTGCTGGTGCATTCGCCATTGTTGCAGCGCCCCGCGAAATTCTCGTCCGTTTCCTCCCACCTCGATGTGCCGGCTTCATTCGCCGCGCTGCTGGGTGATACACCGGGAGAGGTGACCTGGGTAGGCAGCGGGCTCGATACGGCGCGTGAATTCAGGAACGTGCACCAGTATCCGCTGATGCAAACCAAAAACGACCTGGTGGATTTTGTGGCGGGCACCTGGATGCTGAACAACGGCAGCCTCTTCAGAATACTCCCGAACCTCGATCTTGAACCGGCCACCGACGAAGACATGCAGCGCCGGCTGGAAGCGGGCTTCAACAGCTACCGGCAGAAAAACAACCAGTTGCTGCAAACGCGGCAGCTGTTACCGGATTCCCTCTACCAGCGGTTCTCGCGCTGA
- a CDS encoding YaiO family outer membrane beta-barrel protein — protein sequence MMRAIFSTVVLLFLCGALFAQDNLSSDELFQEARKAAFDRKDYPEAIRLCRIALAKSPDYSDIRVFLGRVYTWSDKIDSARTEFRYILERQPAYEDVYVAITDLEYWNDRPAEALQHVNKGLEYHPKSEELLLRKAKVLANLKQLHGAAETANRLLAINPGNAAARSLLNGIKDQVRKNKVDLSYDYTYFDKRFDQPWHMLSLSYGRQTPLGSVIGRVNYANKFGEGGVQGEVEAYPRFSNTFYSYVGFGYSGNDIFPRYRAGFSLYANLPRSFEAELGFRYLYFSSSTWVYTASLGKYISNFWFNFRTYLTPGEDNNLSKSFNLTARYYTAGADDYFTLGIGTGISPDDQRNNINYKINTNLMTYKLNLAWQRTFARQNIIGVYGTWFYEEYQPDTYGNQVNVGVSLARRF from the coding sequence ATGATGAGGGCCATCTTCTCCACCGTTGTTCTCTTGTTTTTATGCGGCGCCCTGTTTGCGCAGGACAACCTGTCGTCCGACGAGCTCTTCCAGGAAGCCCGGAAAGCGGCTTTCGACCGGAAAGATTACCCGGAGGCCATCCGCCTCTGCCGGATAGCGCTGGCCAAAAGCCCCGACTATTCGGACATCCGGGTGTTCCTCGGCCGGGTATACACCTGGAGCGACAAAATCGACAGCGCCCGCACGGAATTCAGGTACATCCTGGAACGCCAACCCGCATACGAAGATGTGTATGTGGCCATTACCGATCTGGAGTACTGGAACGACCGGCCGGCGGAGGCGCTGCAGCACGTTAACAAAGGCCTGGAATACCACCCCAAATCGGAAGAGCTCCTGCTGCGCAAGGCAAAGGTGCTGGCCAACCTGAAACAGCTCCACGGCGCTGCGGAAACGGCCAACCGGCTGCTGGCCATCAATCCCGGCAATGCAGCCGCCCGGTCCCTACTCAATGGGATCAAAGACCAGGTGCGGAAAAACAAGGTCGATCTCAGTTACGACTATACGTATTTCGATAAACGCTTCGATCAGCCGTGGCATATGCTGAGCCTCAGCTATGGCCGGCAAACGCCGCTGGGCTCCGTGATCGGGCGGGTGAACTACGCCAATAAATTCGGGGAAGGCGGCGTGCAGGGTGAAGTGGAGGCATATCCCCGCTTTTCCAATACATTCTATTCTTATGTAGGGTTCGGTTATTCCGGGAACGATATTTTCCCCCGCTACCGCGCGGGCTTTTCATTGTACGCCAACCTGCCGCGGAGCTTCGAAGCGGAACTGGGCTTCCGGTACCTGTATTTCTCCAGTTCCACCTGGGTGTATACGGCCTCTCTGGGCAAATACATCAGTAATTTCTGGTTCAATTTCCGCACGTATCTTACACCGGGCGAAGACAACAACCTCTCCAAATCGTTCAACCTCACGGCCCGCTATTACACGGCTGGCGCCGACGATTATTTCACGCTGGGCATCGGCACGGGTATTTCACCGGATGATCAGCGGAACAACATCAACTACAAGATCAACACCAACCTGATGACCTACAAACTGAACCTGGCCTGGCAGCGCACCTTTGCGCGGCAGAACATCATCGGGGTATACGGCACCTGGTTCTATGAAGAATACCAGCCGGATACCTACGGCAACCAGGTGAACGTGGGAGTGAGCCTTGCGAGGAGGTTCTAG
- a CDS encoding response regulator transcription factor, with protein MKVLIAEDDNLIRKTIEIKLAKDGYTIISCAEGNEAVDSIRTELPDIVLTDIMLPSVSGLEIVSTVKSMDKPIKVMVLSTMGQENIVEEAFRLGADDYMTKPFSLTELSIRVKKLVKSI; from the coding sequence ATGAAAGTATTAATAGCAGAAGACGACAACCTCATCCGGAAGACTATCGAAATAAAGCTGGCGAAAGACGGATATACGATCATATCCTGTGCTGAAGGAAATGAAGCTGTAGATAGCATCCGCACTGAATTACCCGACATAGTACTGACGGACATCATGTTGCCGTCGGTGTCAGGCCTTGAGATCGTGAGCACCGTAAAAAGCATGGACAAGCCCATCAAGGTAATGGTGCTCTCTACCATGGGGCAGGAGAACATCGTGGAAGAAGCGTTCCGGCTGGGTGCGGACGATTATATGACCAAACCCTTCAGCCTCACCGAACTGTCCATCCGCGTAAAAAAACTGGTTAAATCAATATAA
- a CDS encoding HEAT repeat domain-containing protein, whose product MQLLSFIQPTSIPEGSLYAYTIFFAAVIAIILVATSIYLRVKKRRFLQEKKIQDFFDHWLSQALLDDFSGGVELQVPEELKDLPRNKIGRQYAINQLINTKKNLIGVAARNVIYLYEHLGLQSASMAKFNSAVWHRKAKGIYELYMMEQQSAEQQIQKYTNSSNEYVRLEAQTAVLAFGGFKGLRFLNTLTHPMNNWQQVKLLDQLLALDPGHFEELPKWLQSPVDSVVEFSLKLAEIYQQMQVKAEATACLEHPSPKVREQAIKTLTRIGDEESAATLAQMYPTAGDHLQKAILDALEHIATDNERGFLQREYEQGDPANQLQIARIIANCCTGGLQWLQQKGEADAAPYHQIFLHVKYQLARE is encoded by the coding sequence TTGCAGCTGCTATCCTTTATACAACCGACATCCATTCCAGAAGGATCGTTATATGCCTATACGATTTTCTTCGCTGCCGTGATTGCCATTATCCTGGTAGCCACCAGCATCTACCTGCGTGTGAAGAAGCGGCGCTTCCTGCAGGAAAAAAAGATCCAGGACTTCTTTGATCACTGGCTGAGCCAGGCGTTGCTCGACGATTTTTCCGGCGGGGTGGAACTGCAGGTGCCTGAAGAGCTGAAAGACCTGCCGCGCAACAAGATCGGCCGCCAGTACGCCATCAACCAGCTCATCAATACTAAAAAGAATCTCATCGGCGTAGCCGCCCGCAACGTCATCTATCTGTACGAGCACCTGGGCCTGCAAAGCGCTTCCATGGCTAAATTCAACAGCGCCGTGTGGCACCGCAAAGCCAAAGGCATTTATGAACTGTACATGATGGAACAGCAATCGGCGGAGCAGCAAATCCAGAAATATACCAACAGCAGTAACGAATATGTGCGCCTCGAAGCGCAGACGGCGGTGCTGGCCTTCGGGGGATTCAAAGGGCTGCGTTTCCTCAATACCCTTACACACCCGATGAATAACTGGCAGCAGGTAAAACTGCTCGACCAGCTGCTGGCACTCGACCCCGGACACTTTGAAGAGTTGCCGAAATGGCTGCAGTCGCCCGTAGACAGTGTAGTGGAATTTTCGCTGAAGCTGGCCGAGATCTACCAGCAGATGCAGGTAAAAGCCGAAGCTACCGCCTGCCTGGAGCATCCCTCTCCCAAAGTGCGGGAGCAGGCCATCAAAACCCTCACCCGCATCGGCGACGAAGAGTCGGCGGCTACCCTGGCGCAGATGTACCCGACGGCCGGCGATCACCTGCAAAAAGCCATCCTTGACGCACTGGAACACATCGCTACCGACAACGAACGGGGCTTCCTGCAACGGGAGTACGAACAGGGCGATCCGGCGAATCAGCTGCAGATCGCGCGCATCATCGCCAACTGCTGCACGGGTGGGCTGCAGTGGCTGCAGCAAAAGGGAGAGGCCGATGCGGCGCCGTACCATCAAATATTTCTTCACGTTAAATACCAGCTGGCCCGGGAATGA
- a CDS encoding glycosyltransferase family 2 protein → MKEVAEVIVYLVVSAIFLYSVLLIFFYVFIGINSINETREYLHKNDFTDYRLLAASPHAPTVSLLAPAYNEGATIVENVRSLLSLYYNKLELVVINDGSKDDSLQKLIDAYQLEKVDFYVNYRIPTKEVKAVYKTKHPAYNKLVVVDKVNGGKADALNVGINIASHDYIVCIDADCILEHDAILKMVKPFMEEGEAKVIASGGVIRIANSCEVRNGRLVRVYLPENYWARMQALEYIRAFLLGRMAWARMDGLLLISGAFGAFDREIAIRCGGYNTNTVGEDMELVVRMRRYMHEQNLPYRVTYIPDPLCWTEAPENTKILGRQRNRWTRGTIETLRFHKIIFLNPRYDLLGVVSYPYWLLFEMLAPVIEFIGFIVFLVMAFAGLINWHMFFAFLLFILFFGYLNSIFAIYMEVYTYNQYRRRKEIRKLILAALSEPFVFHPFVVWSAIRGYFDYFRKKKSWGEMTRRGFGKQPEGKTS, encoded by the coding sequence ATGAAAGAAGTAGCCGAAGTCATTGTATACCTGGTCGTTTCCGCGATTTTCCTGTATTCGGTGCTGCTGATATTTTTTTATGTGTTCATCGGCATCAATTCCATCAATGAAACGCGGGAATACCTCCATAAAAACGACTTCACCGATTACCGCCTGCTGGCCGCATCGCCGCACGCGCCCACGGTGAGCCTGCTGGCGCCCGCCTACAACGAAGGCGCCACGATCGTCGAAAACGTGCGGTCGCTGCTGTCGTTATACTACAACAAGCTGGAACTGGTGGTGATCAACGACGGCAGTAAGGACGACAGCCTGCAGAAGCTCATCGATGCTTACCAGCTGGAGAAAGTGGACTTCTATGTGAACTACCGCATCCCCACGAAGGAGGTGAAAGCCGTATACAAAACGAAACACCCTGCTTACAATAAACTGGTGGTGGTAGACAAGGTGAACGGCGGCAAGGCCGACGCCCTGAACGTAGGTATCAACATCGCCAGCCACGATTATATAGTGTGTATCGACGCCGACTGTATCCTGGAGCACGATGCCATCCTGAAAATGGTGAAACCCTTCATGGAAGAAGGTGAAGCCAAGGTAATCGCTTCCGGCGGCGTGATACGCATCGCCAATTCGTGCGAGGTGCGCAACGGCCGCCTGGTGCGGGTATACCTGCCCGAGAATTACTGGGCCCGCATGCAGGCGCTGGAATACATTCGTGCATTTCTGCTCGGCCGTATGGCCTGGGCGCGTATGGATGGGCTGCTGCTGATATCCGGCGCCTTTGGTGCTTTCGACAGGGAGATTGCGATACGGTGCGGCGGTTACAATACCAATACCGTGGGGGAAGATATGGAACTGGTGGTGCGGATGCGGCGGTATATGCATGAGCAGAACCTGCCGTACAGGGTCACTTACATCCCCGACCCCCTCTGCTGGACGGAAGCCCCGGAAAATACCAAAATCCTCGGCCGCCAGCGCAACCGCTGGACGAGAGGCACCATCGAAACCCTGCGTTTTCATAAAATCATTTTCCTCAATCCCCGTTATGATTTGCTCGGTGTGGTGAGTTATCCGTACTGGCTGCTGTTCGAGATGCTGGCGCCGGTCATCGAATTTATCGGGTTTATCGTATTCCTGGTGATGGCGTTTGCCGGTCTCATCAACTGGCATATGTTCTTTGCCTTCCTGCTTTTTATCCTCTTTTTCGGCTATCTCAATTCCATCTTCGCCATTTATATGGAGGTGTACACCTACAACCAGTACCGGCGGAGAAAGGAAATCCGGAAACTGATACTGGCCGCGTTATCGGAGCCGTTCGTTTTCCATCCTTTCGTGGTATGGTCCGCTATCCGCGGGTACTTCGACTATTTCCGCAAGAAGAAATCGTGGGGCGAAATGACCCGCCGCGGTTTCGGGAAACAACCCGAGGGGAAAACTTCCTGA
- a CDS encoding universal stress protein translates to MKKIIVALDGLKLSDSSMQTAVALSKQHHAHLVGVFLDDFTRNTFSVEEAIQHNKMDELLKKDQHLRDTAVKIFEEKCQAQKLNFTIHRDKNFAIQDLLRESIYADLLIIAANETFTRFEEAPPTRFIRDLLSDVQCPVLITPEVTRELEKVVMLYDGAPSSVFAIKMFTTTLSITKLLPTEVITVKGPADDSHLPENKLMKEFMKRHSPDAMFSILKGEPEAAILEKLKTENESTLIVLGAYQRGTVSRWFRSSMADLLLRELKCPLFIAHNK, encoded by the coding sequence ATGAAAAAGATCATTGTAGCCCTGGACGGCCTTAAACTCTCAGACAGCAGTATGCAAACTGCGGTGGCGCTCAGCAAACAGCACCACGCGCACCTGGTAGGCGTTTTTCTCGATGATTTCACCCGCAATACTTTCAGCGTGGAAGAAGCTATCCAGCACAACAAGATGGATGAGCTGCTGAAAAAAGACCAGCATCTCCGCGATACGGCAGTAAAAATATTTGAAGAAAAGTGCCAGGCGCAAAAGCTGAACTTTACCATTCACCGCGATAAAAATTTCGCGATACAGGACCTTCTACGGGAAAGCATATACGCCGACCTGCTGATCATAGCGGCCAATGAAACATTCACCCGCTTCGAAGAAGCGCCTCCTACCCGTTTCATCCGCGACCTCCTGTCGGATGTGCAGTGCCCGGTGCTGATTACCCCGGAGGTGACCCGCGAACTGGAAAAAGTAGTGATGCTGTACGACGGGGCGCCGTCTTCGGTGTTCGCCATCAAGATGTTCACCACCACGCTCTCCATCACCAAACTGCTGCCCACGGAAGTGATCACGGTGAAGGGCCCGGCAGACGACAGCCATTTACCGGAAAACAAGCTGATGAAGGAGTTCATGAAACGCCATTCCCCCGATGCGATGTTCTCCATACTGAAAGGCGAACCGGAAGCGGCCATCCTCGAAAAGCTGAAAACAGAAAACGAAAGCACGCTGATCGTGCTCGGCGCTTACCAGCGCGGCACCGTATCGCGCTGGTTCCGCAGCAGCATGGCGGATTTGTTATTGAGGGAATTGAAATGCCCGCTGTTTATCGCACATAATAAATAA
- a CDS encoding glycoside hydrolase family 43 protein produces MKQLIVCAALLLAAGPTPAQEKKKAGNPVFPGWYADPEGIIYGKKYWIFPTYSAPYNKQVFFDAFSSPDLVRWTKHPHILDTASIKWAKRAMWAPSVIEKDKKYYLFFGANDIQSDAETGGIGVAVADKPEGPYRDHLGKPLIDKFHNKAQPIDQFVFKDADGRYYLIYGGWRHCNIARLNDDFTGFVPFDDGSTFKEITPEKYVEGPFMFRKNGKYYFMWSEGGWTGPDYSVAYAIADSPMGPFKRIGKILQQNPAIAKGAGHHSVIHETKTDTWYIVYHRRPLTETDANSRETCIDRMYFDENGHIKPVEITTGGVDRHKL; encoded by the coding sequence ATGAAGCAACTTATCGTGTGCGCCGCCCTGTTACTGGCGGCAGGCCCAACGCCGGCCCAGGAAAAAAAGAAAGCCGGCAACCCTGTTTTCCCCGGCTGGTATGCCGACCCGGAAGGAATCATCTACGGCAAAAAATACTGGATATTCCCTACGTATTCCGCGCCGTACAACAAACAGGTGTTTTTCGATGCGTTTTCATCGCCGGACCTGGTACGCTGGACCAAACATCCCCACATTCTCGACACCGCCTCCATCAAATGGGCGAAACGCGCCATGTGGGCGCCATCGGTGATTGAGAAGGATAAAAAGTACTACCTCTTTTTCGGCGCCAACGATATCCAGAGCGATGCGGAAACGGGCGGCATCGGGGTGGCGGTGGCCGATAAACCGGAAGGCCCTTACAGGGACCATCTGGGCAAACCGCTCATCGATAAATTCCATAACAAGGCGCAGCCCATCGACCAGTTCGTGTTCAAAGACGCCGACGGCCGGTATTACCTCATCTACGGCGGATGGCGCCACTGCAATATCGCCCGGCTGAACGACGATTTCACCGGTTTTGTTCCCTTCGACGACGGCAGCACCTTTAAAGAGATCACCCCGGAAAAATATGTAGAAGGACCATTCATGTTCCGGAAAAACGGCAAATACTATTTTATGTGGTCCGAGGGCGGCTGGACGGGCCCGGATTACAGCGTAGCCTACGCCATTGCCGATTCGCCGATGGGGCCGTTCAAACGGATAGGTAAAATCCTGCAGCAGAACCCCGCCATCGCGAAAGGCGCGGGACATCATTCCGTGATACACGAAACAAAAACGGATACCTGGTACATCGTATACCACCGCCGCCCGTTGACGGAAACGGATGCGAACTCGCGCGAAACCTGTATAGACCGGATGTATTTCGACGAAAACGGCCATATCAAACCCGTTGAGATCACTACCGGGGGAGTTGACCGGCATAAACTTTAA
- a CDS encoding carbohydrate-binding protein: MKPLALAALAAILLFIALPARGQSAGPSPSRPADAAKKFLMKEGSFLGFSQINLSMGEIGFEVLVSSNIKGKSSPRLEFRIDKPKGKVIGTLRIPDTADTTFSLKLTGQLRNAAGVHDLYLVAKGEGEFNISGFSFIANYWTD, translated from the coding sequence ATGAAGCCTCTTGCATTAGCTGCGCTGGCAGCTATCTTGTTGTTCATTGCACTGCCTGCAAGAGGTCAGTCTGCCGGCCCGTCTCCGTCCAGACCGGCGGATGCCGCCAAAAAGTTCCTGATGAAAGAGGGCTCTTTCCTGGGGTTCAGCCAGATCAACCTCAGCATGGGCGAGATCGGTTTCGAAGTATTGGTTTCCAGCAATATCAAAGGCAAATCATCACCCCGGCTCGAGTTCCGGATCGATAAACCGAAAGGCAAAGTGATCGGCACACTGAGAATACCGGATACGGCCGATACCACCTTCTCCCTGAAACTCACCGGGCAGCTACGGAACGCAGCAGGCGTGCACGATCTGTACCTCGTGGCGAAGGGAGAAGGGGAATTCAACATTTCAGGGTTTTCTTTTATAGCGAATTACTGGACGGACTGA
- a CDS encoding copper amine oxidase: MKQPNWKPFLMTCALAGVCSMHAGAQALKPELESAILKTHQGGIVSLPDFLTEKLPDLGYRKIILPGPQHVISDDPEYIRVPEAIALQEPVQPGAVRLYVYNVNGVKEPAKIDRRITAVIRNTGKADMHIRMLKYSSQPPSTNYYQIGKQGLADYFASEPQNIIRTVKPGQVIAIDEKLEKHVVKYDELVHGFYEFTIDQPGEISVLQTDLQTSGPKALARIKTILPPKGHSGAGRGVFGVSNYRVVTDSVHDTRDGVKEIILADGKLDPWVEGKEKNTPGVAHLAGNYGVMYNIEMKWKSSDGKGLALVTWNSRSDNNQWCGGMANTMVVSGGKFKEGIIQLPSDRLITKKAPEAILIQVFKPAPNGEEQTIKLTYSPPGASCLPTPLIFIPVDIR, translated from the coding sequence ATGAAGCAACCAAACTGGAAGCCGTTTCTGATGACCTGTGCCCTGGCAGGCGTGTGCAGCATGCACGCAGGCGCGCAGGCATTGAAACCGGAGCTGGAAAGCGCAATTTTGAAGACGCATCAGGGTGGCATTGTATCCCTGCCTGACTTTTTAACAGAAAAACTCCCTGACCTTGGTTACCGGAAAATTATCCTGCCTGGTCCCCAGCATGTGATCTCCGACGATCCGGAATACATCCGCGTGCCGGAGGCTATCGCTTTGCAGGAGCCAGTACAGCCCGGCGCAGTGCGGCTGTATGTATACAATGTGAACGGGGTGAAAGAGCCCGCAAAAATAGACCGGCGCATTACCGCGGTTATCCGCAACACCGGTAAGGCAGATATGCACATCCGTATGCTGAAATATTCTTCCCAGCCGCCGAGTACCAACTATTACCAGATCGGTAAGCAGGGCCTGGCCGATTATTTTGCATCGGAACCGCAAAATATTATCCGTACGGTGAAGCCCGGGCAGGTTATTGCCATCGATGAAAAGCTGGAGAAGCATGTAGTGAAGTATGATGAACTGGTGCACGGGTTTTATGAATTTACGATCGACCAGCCGGGAGAGATCAGTGTGTTGCAGACCGATCTGCAGACCTCCGGTCCCAAAGCGCTGGCCCGCATCAAAACGATTCTGCCGCCCAAAGGCCACAGCGGAGCCGGGAGGGGTGTGTTCGGCGTGAGCAACTACCGGGTTGTGACCGACAGCGTACATGATACCCGCGACGGTGTGAAAGAGATCATCCTGGCCGATGGCAAGCTTGATCCCTGGGTGGAAGGAAAAGAAAAGAACACCCCCGGTGTGGCGCATCTCGCAGGTAACTACGGTGTGATGTACAACATCGAAATGAAGTGGAAAAGCAGCGACGGGAAAGGGCTGGCTTTGGTGACCTGGAACTCCCGAAGCGACAACAACCAGTGGTGCGGCGGTATGGCCAATACCATGGTGGTAAGCGGCGGTAAATTCAAAGAGGGGATCATCCAGTTGCCCAGCGACCGGCTGATTACCAAAAAAGCGCCTGAAGCCATCCTGATACAGGTATTCAAGCCTGCTCCCAACGGGGAAGAACAGACGATCAAACTGACGTATTCTCCGCCCGGGGCATCCTGCTTACCGACGCCGTTGATTTTTATTCCGGTTGACATCAGATAA
- a CDS encoding helix-turn-helix domain-containing protein yields MSVGQNIRKVRELKNLTQSYVARQLGITVAAYSRIERDRTNIGLKRLRQIAAALDTDAATILNFREQEIFGIQALITEIRLLREEIKAKR; encoded by the coding sequence ATGAGCGTCGGACAAAACATCCGCAAAGTGCGCGAGCTGAAGAACCTCACACAAAGCTACGTCGCCCGCCAGCTGGGCATTACAGTAGCAGCTTACAGCAGGATAGAAAGAGACCGGACCAACATCGGCCTGAAACGGCTCCGCCAGATTGCAGCTGCGCTGGACACGGATGCGGCCACCATTCTTAATTTCAGGGAACAGGAAATTTTCGGCATCCAGGCGCTGATCACGGAAATACGCCTGCTGCGCGAAGAAATCAAGGCAAAACGCTGA
- a CDS encoding tetratricopeptide repeat protein, with protein sequence MADRFFTPGQFAGKFNQEALLAEEVYKRILGSGFKEYAYAEFDAVFITDKKEKAEAFGTFLTGVYEAKVTGVEEKDGRWELSADFPRFPLNQENLLCWAIDLLLKGYQFDCRLDGYGTFANASNDEFPDEDGGRLPWYFEEALKAYNNGNYSTSIIYFTSAIRIFPENPNAWYSRGTAKDGIYLQQLARQDYDKAIELAPVFVEAYINRAINKDITEEYDAALVDFSKAIELDGNNATAYFNRGNTLHNMGNTTGACADWRKAKELGAAYAAEQLQLHCK encoded by the coding sequence ATGGCAGACAGATTTTTTACGCCCGGCCAGTTCGCCGGCAAATTCAACCAGGAAGCCCTGCTGGCGGAAGAAGTGTACAAACGGATTCTGGGTAGCGGTTTCAAAGAGTATGCATATGCGGAATTTGATGCGGTGTTTATCACCGACAAAAAAGAAAAGGCGGAAGCATTCGGCACTTTTCTGACCGGCGTATATGAAGCCAAAGTGACTGGTGTGGAGGAAAAAGATGGTCGTTGGGAATTGTCTGCCGATTTTCCCCGTTTCCCTCTCAACCAGGAAAACCTGCTCTGCTGGGCGATAGATCTGCTGCTCAAAGGGTATCAGTTCGATTGCAGGCTGGATGGATACGGCACTTTTGCAAACGCCTCCAATGATGAATTCCCGGATGAAGACGGCGGCCGCCTGCCCTGGTATTTCGAAGAGGCGCTGAAAGCTTATAACAACGGGAATTACAGCACCTCTATTATATACTTTACCTCCGCCATCCGGATTTTCCCGGAGAATCCTAACGCCTGGTATTCCAGGGGGACCGCTAAAGATGGTATTTATCTGCAGCAGCTGGCGCGACAGGACTATGATAAAGCGATCGAACTGGCGCCTGTTTTTGTGGAAGCCTATATCAACCGCGCCATCAACAAAGATATCACAGAAGAGTACGATGCCGCGCTGGTGGATTTCAGCAAGGCGATCGAGCTGGATGGGAACAACGCTACCGCTTATTTCAACCGGGGTAATACCCTGCATAATATGGGCAATACAACCGGGGCCTGCGCCGACTGGCGGAAGGCCAAAGAACTGGGTGCGGCATATGCAGCTGAACAGTTGCAGCTGCATTGTAAATAA